The region GCCAGCCGCCCGCCCGGGCCGCGTGGCTGCGCGCCGAACTCGAACGCGCGAATTACGCGTACTACGTGCTCGACGAGCCGGACCTGCCGGACGCCGAATACGATCGCCTGTTCCGCGAATTGCAGCAGATCGAGGCGGACCACCCGGACCTGATCGTCCCCGAGTCGCCCACCCAGCGGGTCGGCGGCGAAGTCGCGAACGGTTTCACGCCGGTCGTGCACGCCGCGCCGATGCTGTCGCTGAACAACGGTTTCGCCGACGAGGACATCGCCGCGTTCGACAAGCGCGTGTCCGATGCGCTCGGCAAGGCGCCGCCCGATCTCGCGGGCACCGCGACGGAGCCGGTCGAATACGCGTGCGAGCTGAAGTTCGACGGGCTCGCGATCTCGCTGCGCTATGAAGACGGCCGCTTCGTGCAGGCGGCGACGCGCGGCGACGGCACCACCGGCGAGGACGTCACCGAGAACATCCGGACGATCCGCTCGATTCCGCTGCAGCTCAAGGGCGGCCAGTGGCCGGCCGTGCTCGACGTGCGCGGCGAGGTGCTGATGTTCAAGCGCGATTTCGCGCGCCTGAACGAACGGCAGCGGGCCGCGGAGCAGCGCGAATTCGCGAATCCGCGCAATGCGGCGGCCGGCAGCCTGCGCCAGCTCGATCCGAAGATCACCGCGCAGCGGCCGCTGTCGTTTTTCGCCTACGGGATCGGCGTCCTCGAAGGGGCCGAGATGCCGGCCACCCACGGCGGGCTGCTCGACTGGTACGAGATCCTCGGCCTGCCGGTGAACCGCGAACGCGCGGTGGTGCACGGCGCGGACGGCCTGCTCGGCTTCTTCCGCGCGGTCGGCGCGAAGCGCGAGGGCTTGCCGTACGACATCGACGGCGTCGTCTACAAGGTCAACCGGCGCGACGAGCAGGAGCGGCTCGGCTTCGTGTCGCGCGCGCCGCGCTTCGCGCTCGCCCACAAGTTCCCGGCCCAGGAGGCGCTCACGCGGCTCGTCGCGATCGATGTGCAGGTGGGCCGCACCGGGGCGATCACGCCGGTCGCGCGGCTCGAACCCGTGTTCGTCGGCGGCGCGACCGTCACGAACGCGACGCTGCACAACGAGGACGAGGTGCGGCGCAAGGACATCCGGATCGGCGACACGGTGATCGTGCGGCGCGCGGGCGACGTGATTCCCGAAGTGGTGTCGGCGCTGCCCGAACGGCGGCCCGCCGACGCGGCCGAGTTCGTGATGCCGACCGCCTGCCCGGTGTGCGGCTCGCGCATCGAGCGCCTGCCGGACGAGGCGATCGCGCGCTGCACGGGCGGACTGTTCTGCCCGGCGCAGCGCAAGCAGGCGCTGTGGCACTTCGCGCAGCGCCGCGCGCTCGACATCGACGGGCTCGGCGAGAAGATCATCGATCAGCTGGTCGACATGAATCTCGTGCGCACGCCGGCCGATCTGTTCAACCTCGGTTTCTCGACGCTCGCCGAACTCGACCGCTTCGCCGAGAAATCCGCGCAGAACCTGATCGACTCGCTCGAGAAGGCCAAGCACACGACGCTCGCGCGCTTCATCTACGCCCTCGGCATCCGCCATGTGGGCGAATCGACCGCGAAGGATCTCGCGAAGCATTTCGGCTCGCTCGATCCGATCATGGACGCTTCGCTCGAGGCGCTGCTCGAAGTCAACGACGTGGGGCCGGTGGTCGCCGAGTCGCTCCACCAGTTCTTCGCGGAGGCGCACAACCGCACGGTGATCGAGCAACTGCGCGCGCCGGGCAAGGTCAGCTGGCCCGAGGGGCCGCCCGCGCCGAAGGCGCCGCAAGGCCTCCTGGCGGGCAAGACCGTGGTGCTGACGGGCACGCTGCCGACCCTCACGCGCGAGTCCGCGAAGGAGATGCTGGAGGCGGCGGGCGCGAAGGTGGCGGGTTCGGTGTCGAAGAAGACCGACTACGTGGTGGCGGGAGAAGAGGCGGGCAGCAAGCTCGCGAAGGCCGAGTCGCTCGGCATCCCGGTGCTGGACGAGGACGGATTACACAAACTGCTGGAGGAGGGTTCTGCGTCATGATTCGCGAGATTCTGAAGATGGGCGATCCACGCCTGCTGGAAATCGCCCGGCCGGTCGAGACCTTCGACACGCCGGAATTGCACCAGCTGGTCGCGGACATGTTCGAGACGATGCACCACGCGAACGGCGCGGGGCTGGCCGCGCCGCAGATCGGCGTCGGCCTGCAGGTGATCATCTTCGGCTTCGGCAGCAACGCCCGCTACCCGGAGGCGCCGGCCGTGCCGGAGACCGTGCTCGTCAATCCGACCATCGAGTACCTGCCGCCCGACATGGAGGAGGGCTGGGAAGGCTGTCTGTCGGTGCCGGGGATGCGCGGCGTGGTGAGCCGCTACGTGAAGGTGCGCTACAGCGGCTTCGACCAGTACGGCGAGCGGATCGAGCGGGTGGCGGAGGATTTCCACGCGCGCGTCGTCCAGCACGAGTACGACCACCTGATCGGCAAGCTGTACCCGATGCGGATCACCGATTTCTCGAAGTTCGGCTTCACCGAGGTGCTGTTCCCCGGGCTCGACGCGCAAGCGGACGATTGAGCCGCGCGGCGACGCGCCGCCGGAAAAGCAAAACGCCCGCGGATGCGGGCGTTTTGCATGAGGGCGGACGGTTCAGAACGATTCGTCGGGCGACAGGTAGCGCCACTGGCCCTGCGGCAGCGCACCGAGCATCACGCGGCCCATCCGCACGCGCTTCAGGCCGATCACGTCGAGGCCGACCAGCTCGCACATCCGGCGGATCTGCCGCTTCTTGCCTTCGCGCAGCACGAAGCGCAGCTGTTCGCCGTTCTGCCAGCTGACCATCGCGGGCTTGAGCGGCGCGCCGTCGAGTTCGAGGCCGTGGCGCAGCTGCGCGAGCGACTCGGCCGGGAAATGCTGGTCGATGTCGGTCAGGCGCTCGCCGAAGCGCACGCGCACCAGGTATTCCTTGTCGATGTCGGACTGCTCGCCGATCAGCTGCTTCGCGATGCGGCCGTTCTGGGTCAGCACGAGCAGGCCGGTCGAATCGATGTCGAGGCGGCCGGCCGGCGCGAGCGTGCGCAGGTGCTGCGGCGAGAAGCGCAGCCCCGAACGGTCGGCGTCCCAGTGATTGTCGCGCGTGATCAGCGTCGCGGCGGGCGCGTAGCCGTCCTCGGCCTGCCCGGACACATAGCCGACCGGCTTGTGCAGCAGGATCGTCACCTGCGCGTCCTGGGCGGCGCGGGCGTTCGCGTCGATCTCGATGCGCTGGTCCGGCCGCACCTTGGTGCCGAGCGTGTCGATGCGCTCGCCGTCGACGAGCACCCAGCCTTTCTCGATCCATTCGTCGGCTTCGCGGCGCGAGCACAGACCCAGTTCGGACATGCGCTTCGACAGGCGCACGAGGCCGGTTTCGTCGCCGTGATCGACGGGCTCGGCATACGCCTTGACCGGCTTCGCGACCTTCAGGCCGCCGGCCTCGCCGCGTGCGCCGCGCGGCTTGGCGCTGGCGGGGCCGTCGTCGCGCCACCAGGTGGGTTTCGCATCGGTGCGGCGCTCGGGCCGGGCGCTGTCGCGCGGGCCGGTCCGGTCATCGGCGGAGCGGAACGGGCGGCCTTCGCCGCGCGGTGCGCGCGGCTTGTCGTCGCCGGGGCGGTCGTCGCGTTTCCAGACGGGTTTCGAATCGACTCGACGGTCCGGACGTGCGCTGTCGCGCGGGCCGGTCCGGTCATCGGCGGAACGGAACGGGCGGCCTTCGCCACGCGGTGCGCGCGGCTTGGCATCGCCGGCGCGGTCGTCGCGTTTCCAGGCGGGTTTCGCATCGACTCGACGGTCCGGACGTGCGCTGTCGCGCGGGCCGGTCCGGTCATCGGCGGAGCGGAACGGGCGGCCTTCGCCGCGCGGTGCGCGCGGTTTGGCATCGCCGGCGCGGTCGTCGCGTTTCCAGGCGGGTTTCGCATCGCTACGGCGCTCGGTGCGTGCGTTGTCGCGCGGGCCGCCGCGGTCATCGGCGGAGCGGAACGGACGGCCTTCCCCGCGTGGTGCGCGCGGCTTGTCGTCACCGGGGCGGTCGTCGCGCTTCCAGGCGGGTTTCGAATCGCTACGGCGCTCGGGCCGGGCGCTGTCGCGCGGGCCGCCGCGGTCATCGGCGGAGCGGAACGGGCGGCCTTCGCCGCGCGGTGCGCGCGGCTTGGCATCGCCGTCGCGGTCATCGCGTTTCCAGGCGGGTTTCGAATCGCTACGGCGCTCGGGACGTGCGCTGTCGCGTGGGCCGCCGCGGTCATCGGCGGAGCGGAACGGACGGCCTTCCCCGCGTGGTGCGCGCGGCTTGTCGTCACCGGGGCGGCCGTCGCGCTTCCAGGCGGGTTTCGAATCGCTACGGCGCTCGGGCCGTGCGCTGTCGCGCGGGCCGCCGCGGTCATCGGCGGAGCGGAACGGACGGCCCTCGCCGCGCGGCGCGCGCGGCTTGGCGTCGCCGCCGCGATCCTCGCGTTTCCAGCCCGGCTTCGCGTCGGTCCGACGCTCGGCGCGCGAGCCGTCGTCGCTTGCGCGGAATCCGCGGGCGGGGGCGCGATCCGCGCCGCCGGCGGGTTTCTTCTTGGCCGGCGCGGCGGGCTTCGCGGCGGGCGCGACGGCGCGCACCGGCTTGCGGCCGACCAGGCTGCCGGCGCGCACGGGGGCGCGGCTCGGCGAGGCCGGTCGCGGATTCTTCACGGTCAATTTGGTGCGCATAAACGCTGAAACTTACTCACACTGCGATCGCACGCAGCAACTCGGTCTCGACCTGGATCTGCAGGCGGTTGTCGGACAAGCCGGCACCGTCCAGCAGGAACACGTCCTCGACGCGCTCGCCGAGCGTATTGATCCGCGCCGCATGGACGCCGACCCGGTGCTCAGCCAGCACGCGCGCGATCGAATAAAGAAGGCCCGGCCGGTCGTTGGCGGACACGGACAGGATGTAGTACTGGCCGCGCTCGTCGGCCCGGAGGTCGACGCGCGGTGTGATCGGGAAGGTGCGCGACAGGCGCGACAGCCGTCCCTTCGACGGGTCGGGCAGCGGCGCCGCGCCGGCCAGGCGCGCGGCGAGTTGCTGCTCGACGAGATTGGCGATGTCGCGATAATGCACGTCGCGCTCGGTCCGGGTCACGATGAAGTTGTCGAGCGCATAGCCGTGACGCGTCGTGCTCACGCGCGCATCGAGCACCGACAGCCCGTTGCGGTCGAAGTACGCGCAGATCCCCGCGAACAAGTCGGAGCGGTCCTGCACGTAGACGAGCACCTGCAGCGCGTCGCCGATCGGCGACGGACGGGCGCGCACGATCGCGGTGTCCGCGCGCACGTGCCGGCACAGCACGCGGGTCTGCCACGCGATGTCGGCCGGATCGTGCCGCAGGAAGTAGCCGACGTCGAGCTGGTCCCACAGTTCGCGGTGCGCATCGTCGGGCACGGTTTCGAGGCGCAGCAGCGCCAGCGCCTCCTCCTGGCGCGACTTCAGCTCCGAATGGGCGTCGGGCCGTGCGCCGCCGAGCACCGCGCTGGTCGCGCGGTACAGGTCTTCGAGCAGCTTGCCCTTCCACGCGTTCCAGACCTTCGGGCTGGTGCCGCGGATGTCCGCGACGGTCAGCAGGTACAGCGCGGTCAGCCAGCGCGGGTTGCCGACCAGCCCCGCGAAGCGCTTGATCACCTCGGGGTCGCTGGTGTCCTGCTTCTGCGCGACCTGGCTCATGGTCAGGTGATGCTGGACCAGCCACACGATCAGCGCGGCGTCCTCGCCGTCGATGCCGTGCTCGCGGCAGAAGCGTCGCGCATCGGCCATGCCGAGCGTCGAATGGTCGCCGCCGCGGCCCTTGGCGATGTCATGGAACAGCGCGGCGATGTACAGCACCCAGGGCCGTTCGAAGTTCGCGAACAGCTGGCTGCAGTACGGGTATTCGTGCGCGTGCTCGGCGAGCGCGAAGCGGCGGATGTTGCGCAGCACCATCAGGATGTGCTGGTCGACCGTGTACACGTGGTAGAGGTCGTGCTGCATCTGGCCGACGATGCGGCGGAAGTTCAGCAGGTAGCGGCCGAGCACGCTGGTCTGGTTCATCAGCCGGAACGCATGCGTGATGCCCTCGGGCTGCTGCAGGATCCGCAGGAACAGTTGGCGGTTCTGCGGATCGCGCCGCCAGGCGTTGTTCATCACGTCGCGCGAGTTGTACAGCGCGCGCAGCGTGCGCGCCGACAGGCCCTTCACGCCGCGGATCGTCTCGTACAGCAGGAATGCCTCGAGGATCGCGTCCGGGTGGCGCTCGAACAGGTCGTCGGCCGCGATCTCGAGCATCCCTTGCTTCTCGACGAAGCGGCCCGGCGACAGCACGCGCGTGATGCCGCTCGTGGCCGGGAACAGCTGGGCCTCGATGTTCTGGATCAGGATCGTCGCGAGCTGGGTGACCGCCTTCGCGGCCCAGTAGTAGCGGCGCATCAGCTGTTCGCTCGCGCGCCGCGCGGGCGTCGACGCGTAGCCGAAGCTCTCCGCGGCCTGGGTCTGCAGGTCGAACACGAGGATGTCCTGGCGGCGGCCGGCGATCACGTGCAGGCGCGCGCGCAGCGTTTTCAGGAAGCCCTCGTTGCGGCGCAGCTCGCGCGCCTCGCGCTCGGTGATGAGGCCGCGCGCCTCAAGCTCGCGCCAGCTGCTGCCGAAGCCCGCCGCGCGCGCGATCCACAGGATCGTCTGCAGGTCGCGCAGGCCGCCCGGGCTTTCCTTGAGGTTCGGTTCGAGGCTGTACGGCGTGTCCTGGAACTTCGCGTGGCGCTGGCGCATTTCCAGCACCTTGGCCTGGAAGAACGAGCGGGCGTCGAGGGCGTCGTGGTAGCGCAGAGTGAAGCGCTCGAACAGCGCGGTGCTGCCGATGATGCGGCGCGCCTCGAGCAGCGAGGTGCGCACCGTCACGTCCTGCTCGGCTTCCTCGAGGCATTGGTCCACCGTGCGCACGCTGCTGCCGATCTCGAGCCCGAGATCCCAGGCCATGCCGATGAAGCGCTCGATGCGCGCGTCCAGCTCGGCCGGATGCGCGTCCGGCAGCAGCACCAGGATGTCGACGTCGGAATAGGGGGCCAGTTCGCCGCGCCCGTAGCCGCCGACCGCGGCCAGCGCGAGCTGCGCCGGCAGCCCGCAGTCGTGCCAGACCTGGCGCAGCGCGTCGTCGGTGACGCGCGACAGCGCGTGCATCAGCGAGGTGACGTTGGCGGCCTGCCGGAAGCGGCCGAGCAGCTCGGCCTTGGCCGCCTTGAACTCGGCCTTGTGCACGAGCGCTTCGGAGGGGACGGCGACGGGAACGCTCATGGACGGGACGGCGGGCGCGCGGCGGGTGGGCGGGGCAGGCTCAGAGCGCCGCGGCGGGGGCCGCGAACACCGGGCGCGCGGGCGTGCCGGCCGACACGGTCAGCACGTCGTAGCCGGTCTCGGTGACGAGCACCGTGTGTTCCCACTGCGCCGACAGGCTGCGGTCGCGGGTCTTGACGGTCCACTGGTCGGGCATCGTGCGGATGTCGCGCTTGCCGGCGTTGATCATCGGCTCGATCGTGAAGATCATGCCGGCCTGCAGCTCGATGCCGGTGCCTGGCCGGCCGTAGTGGACGACCTGGGGATCCTCGTGGAACACCGTGCCGATGCCGTGCCCGCAGTACTCGCGCACGACGCTGTAGCCCTGCGCCTCCGCGTGCTTCTGGATCGCGTGGCCGATGTCGCCGAGGTGGGCGCCGGGGCGCACCTGGTCGATGCCGAGCCACATGCACTCGTAGGTGGTCTGCACGAGCCGCTTCGCGAGGATCGAGCCTTCGCCGATCAGGAACATGCGGCTCGTGTCGCCGAAGTAGCCGTCCTTGATGACGGTGATGTCGATGTTGAGCGCGTCGCCGTTCTTGAGCGTCTTGTCGCCCGGGATGCCGTGGCAGATCACGTCGTTGACCGAGGTGCAGATCGCTTTCGGGAACGGCGGGTAGCCGGGCGGCTGGTAGTTGAGCGGCGCGGGGACCGTGCCCTGCACGTTGAGCATGTACTCGTGGCAGAGGCGGTCGAGTTCGCCCGTCGTCACGCCCGCGGCGACGAACGGCGTGATGTAGTCGAGCACTTCGCTGGCGAGCCGGCAGGCGACCCGCATTTGCGCGATGTCATGTTCGTTCTTGAGCGTGATGGACATGGGTTGGTGCCTGGAATACGTTGAATCCCGCAATTATCGCACCTTATGCTCCGGGTCGCAGCCCTTGGCGGGCGCGCGGCGGGCCGTCGGCCGGGTTCGCCCCGATTGCGCGCACGGGCGGGCCCGGGGGCGGGAAAGTGGCGGGCGGCTTGAGGGGAGCAATAGGGGCGTGCTATACTCGCTGGCTAAGTCGATGCTGAATATCGCGTACTTTCCCCAATATGGGGCGGGAGTGCGCGGCAGAAGGCGGAGGCGCAGGGTCCGGCGTGTTGTGCCGGGCCGAATCGCAAGCCGGCGCATCCAGGGTGTCGTGGCGAGGTGAAAACCGCGTCCATGATACGGCAGCCGGCTTAAGACCCAACCCTCGCGGAGAATTCTCATGGCAATCACGATGCGCCAAATGCTGGAAGCCGGTGTCCACTTCGGTCACCAAACGCGCTTCTGGAACCCGAAGATGGCCCCCTTCATCTTCGGTCACCGTAACAAGATTCACATCATCAACCTCGAAAAGACGCTGCCGATGTACAACGACGCGCTGAAGTACGTGCGTCAGCTGGCTGCCAATCGGGGCACGATCCTGTTCGTCGGTACGAAGCGCCAATCGCGCGACACGATCTCGGAAGAGGCGCTGCGCGCCGGCATGCCGTACGTGAACGCACGCTGGCTCGGCGGCATGCTGACCAACTTCAAGACGCTGAAGGTATCGATCAAGCGCCTGAAGGACATGGAAGCAGCCGTCGAATCGGGTGAAACCGAGAAGATGAGCAAGAAGGAAGCGCTGCTGTTCGAACGCGAGATCGCCAAGCTGCAAAAGTCGATCGGCGGCGTGAAGGACATGGGTGGCATTCCGGACGCCATCTTCGTGGTGGACGTCGGCTACCACAAGATCGCCGTGACGGAAGCGAACAAGCTCGGCGTGCCGGTCATCGCGGTGGTCGACACGAACCACTCGCCCGAAGGCGTGGACTACGTGATCCCGGGTAACGACGATTCGAGCAAGGCTGTTGCGCTGTACGCGCAAGGCGTCGCCGACGCGATCCTCGAAGGCCGTGCGAACGCGGTCAACGAAGTGGTCCAGGCGGCGCGCGGCGACGACGAATACGTCGAGGAAAGCGCGTAACCGGTCCCGAGCCGGCATAAAAAGGGGGCTCTCAACAGGCCCCCTTTTTTTAAGCCGCTTTTCCTGGCAGGTGCGCTGGATCGCAGAGTGCGAAAAAGCGCGGAATTCCGGAAACGAATGCCTGCTGCCTGCGTCGAAGTGCGGGCGGCGTTGTAAACAGACTCAAGGAGCGAATGATGGCGGCAATTACCGCAAGCATGGTGGCAGAACTGCGCGCAAAGACCGATGCGCCGATGATGGAATGCAAGAAGGCCCTCACGGAAGCCGACGGCGATCTGGCGAAGGCGGAAGAGCTGCTGCGCGTGAAGCTCGGCAACAAGGCCAGCAAGGCTGCGTCGCGCGTGACGGCGGAAGGCATCGTCGCATCGTTCGTCGGCGCGGGCGCGGGCTCGCTCGTCGAACTGAACTGCGAAACCGACTTCGTCGCGAAGAACGACGACTTCAACGCGTTCGCGAAGACCGTCGCGGAACTCATCGCGACCCAGAACCCGGCCGACGTGGCCGCGCTGTCGGCGCTGCCGCTCGAAGGCAAGACCGTTGACGAAGTGCGTCTCGCGCTGGTCGGCAAGATCGGCGAGAACATCTCGATCCGCCGCTTCGTGCGCTTCGCGACCGCGAACCAGCTCGCGACCTACCTGCACGGCAGCCGTATCGGCGTGATCGTCGAGTACACGGGCGCGGAAGAGCAGGTCGGCAAGGACGTCGCGATGCACATCGCGGCCATGAAGCCGGTCGCGCTGTCGTCGGCCGACGTGCCGGCCGATCTGATCGAGACGGAACGCCGCGTGGCCGAGCAGAAGGCTGCGGAATCGGGCAAGCCGGCCGAGATCGTCGCGAAGATGGTCGACGGCAGCGTCCAGAAGTACCTGAAGGAAGTGTCGCTGCTGAACCAGACGTTCGTGAAGAACGACAAGCAGACGATCGAACAGATGCTGAAGGCCGCCAATGCGGCAGTGCAAAAATTTGCACTGTTCGTGGTCGGCGAAGGCATCGAGAAGCGTCAGGACGACTTCGCGGCCGAAGTGGCCGCGCAGGTCGCTGCCGCAAAGCAGCAGTAATTCGCAGTCCGCTTGACCCGCGGCGCGCGTCCGTGCGCCGCGGGCCGGCAGCGCCGCCGGGCGGGGCCTCCCGGTCCCGCCGCGACGGCGGCGCTTGCCCGAATCAGCATTTCGCCCCTACAGTTCGTGCTTGTCATCCTCTCGTCGCTCGGAAGCCCCTATGTCCAATGCCTATAAACGCGTCCTCCTCAAACTTTCCGGCGAAGCGCTGATGGGCGATGATGCCTTTGGCATCAACCGCGCAACGATCGAACGGATGGTGGCCGATATCGCGGAGGTCGTGCGGCTCGGCACGCAGCTCGCGGTGGTGATCGGGGGCGGCAATATTTTCCGCGGCGTCGCGGGCGGCGCGGCCGGCATGGATCGCGCGACCGCCGACTACATGGGAATGCTCGCGACGATGATGAACGCGCTCGCGCTGCAGGATGCGATGCGCCACGCGGGCATCGAGGCGCGCGTGCAGTCCGCGCTGCGCATGGATCAGGTGGTCGAGCCGTACATCCGGCCCCGTGCGATCCGCCAGCTCGAGGAAGGCCGGGTCGTGATCTTCGCGGCCGGGACCGGCAACCCGTTCTTCACGACCGACACGGCGGCCGCGCTGCGCGGCTCCGAGGTGGGCGCGGAGGTGGTGCTGAAGGCGACCAAGGTCGATGGCGTGTACTCGGCCGATCCGAAGAAGGATCCGTCGGCGACCCGCTATTCGACGATCAGTTTCGACGAAGCGATCGGCCGCAATCTGCAGGTCATGGACGCGACGGCGTTCGCGCTGTGCCGCGACCAGAAGCTGCCGATCCGTGTGTTTTCGATCAACAAGCCGGGCGCGCTCAAGCGCATCGTGCTGGGTGAGGACGAGGGCACCCTCGTCCACGTGTAAACTCTCGCGGAAGCGGGCCCGGCATGACGCCGCGCGCGTGCGGGCCCGCCTCGTTTTGAAGAATAGAAGGTTCGGAGGTTGAAATGAGTGTCGCTGATGTCAGGAAGAACGTCGAGCAGAAGATGCAACGCTCGATCGAAGCATTCAAGAACGATCTGGCGAAGATCCGCACGGGCCGCGCCCACGCCGGTCTGCTCGATCACGTGCAGGTCGACTACTACGGCTCGATGGTGCCGATTTCCCAGGTCGCCAACGTGACGCTCGTCGATGCGCGCACGATCGGCGTGCAGCCGTGGGAAAAGAACATGGTCGCGAAGGTCGAGAAGGCGATCCGCGAAGCGGACCTGGGCCTGAA is a window of Burkholderia sp. FERM BP-3421 DNA encoding:
- the ligA gene encoding NAD-dependent DNA ligase LigA, whose amino-acid sequence is MARSPVEPPASQPPARAAWLRAELERANYAYYVLDEPDLPDAEYDRLFRELQQIEADHPDLIVPESPTQRVGGEVANGFTPVVHAAPMLSLNNGFADEDIAAFDKRVSDALGKAPPDLAGTATEPVEYACELKFDGLAISLRYEDGRFVQAATRGDGTTGEDVTENIRTIRSIPLQLKGGQWPAVLDVRGEVLMFKRDFARLNERQRAAEQREFANPRNAAAGSLRQLDPKITAQRPLSFFAYGIGVLEGAEMPATHGGLLDWYEILGLPVNRERAVVHGADGLLGFFRAVGAKREGLPYDIDGVVYKVNRRDEQERLGFVSRAPRFALAHKFPAQEALTRLVAIDVQVGRTGAITPVARLEPVFVGGATVTNATLHNEDEVRRKDIRIGDTVIVRRAGDVIPEVVSALPERRPADAAEFVMPTACPVCGSRIERLPDEAIARCTGGLFCPAQRKQALWHFAQRRALDIDGLGEKIIDQLVDMNLVRTPADLFNLGFSTLAELDRFAEKSAQNLIDSLEKAKHTTLARFIYALGIRHVGESTAKDLAKHFGSLDPIMDASLEALLEVNDVGPVVAESLHQFFAEAHNRTVIEQLRAPGKVSWPEGPPAPKAPQGLLAGKTVVLTGTLPTLTRESAKEMLEAAGAKVAGSVSKKTDYVVAGEEAGSKLAKAESLGIPVLDEDGLHKLLEEGSAS
- a CDS encoding [protein-PII] uridylyltransferase codes for the protein MSVPVAVPSEALVHKAEFKAAKAELLGRFRQAANVTSLMHALSRVTDDALRQVWHDCGLPAQLALAAVGGYGRGELAPYSDVDILVLLPDAHPAELDARIERFIGMAWDLGLEIGSSVRTVDQCLEEAEQDVTVRTSLLEARRIIGSTALFERFTLRYHDALDARSFFQAKVLEMRQRHAKFQDTPYSLEPNLKESPGGLRDLQTILWIARAAGFGSSWRELEARGLITEREARELRRNEGFLKTLRARLHVIAGRRQDILVFDLQTQAAESFGYASTPARRASEQLMRRYYWAAKAVTQLATILIQNIEAQLFPATSGITRVLSPGRFVEKQGMLEIAADDLFERHPDAILEAFLLYETIRGVKGLSARTLRALYNSRDVMNNAWRRDPQNRQLFLRILQQPEGITHAFRLMNQTSVLGRYLLNFRRIVGQMQHDLYHVYTVDQHILMVLRNIRRFALAEHAHEYPYCSQLFANFERPWVLYIAALFHDIAKGRGGDHSTLGMADARRFCREHGIDGEDAALIVWLVQHHLTMSQVAQKQDTSDPEVIKRFAGLVGNPRWLTALYLLTVADIRGTSPKVWNAWKGKLLEDLYRATSAVLGGARPDAHSELKSRQEEALALLRLETVPDDAHRELWDQLDVGYFLRHDPADIAWQTRVLCRHVRADTAIVRARPSPIGDALQVLVYVQDRSDLFAGICAYFDRNGLSVLDARVSTTRHGYALDNFIVTRTERDVHYRDIANLVEQQLAARLAGAAPLPDPSKGRLSRLSRTFPITPRVDLRADERGQYYILSVSANDRPGLLYSIARVLAEHRVGVHAARINTLGERVEDVFLLDGAGLSDNRLQIQVETELLRAIAV
- a CDS encoding pseudouridine synthase, producing the protein MRTKLTVKNPRPASPSRAPVRAGSLVGRKPVRAVAPAAKPAAPAKKKPAGGADRAPARGFRASDDGSRAERRTDAKPGWKREDRGGDAKPRAPRGEGRPFRSADDRGGPRDSARPERRSDSKPAWKRDGRPGDDKPRAPRGEGRPFRSADDRGGPRDSARPERRSDSKPAWKRDDRDGDAKPRAPRGEGRPFRSADDRGGPRDSARPERRSDSKPAWKRDDRPGDDKPRAPRGEGRPFRSADDRGGPRDNARTERRSDAKPAWKRDDRAGDAKPRAPRGEGRPFRSADDRTGPRDSARPDRRVDAKPAWKRDDRAGDAKPRAPRGEGRPFRSADDRTGPRDSARPDRRVDSKPVWKRDDRPGDDKPRAPRGEGRPFRSADDRTGPRDSARPERRTDAKPTWWRDDGPASAKPRGARGEAGGLKVAKPVKAYAEPVDHGDETGLVRLSKRMSELGLCSRREADEWIEKGWVLVDGERIDTLGTKVRPDQRIEIDANARAAQDAQVTILLHKPVGYVSGQAEDGYAPAATLITRDNHWDADRSGLRFSPQHLRTLAPAGRLDIDSTGLLVLTQNGRIAKQLIGEQSDIDKEYLVRVRFGERLTDIDQHFPAESLAQLRHGLELDGAPLKPAMVSWQNGEQLRFVLREGKKRQIRRMCELVGLDVIGLKRVRMGRVMLGALPQGQWRYLSPDESF
- the rpsB gene encoding 30S ribosomal protein S2 translates to MAITMRQMLEAGVHFGHQTRFWNPKMAPFIFGHRNKIHIINLEKTLPMYNDALKYVRQLAANRGTILFVGTKRQSRDTISEEALRAGMPYVNARWLGGMLTNFKTLKVSIKRLKDMEAAVESGETEKMSKKEALLFEREIAKLQKSIGGVKDMGGIPDAIFVVDVGYHKIAVTEANKLGVPVIAVVDTNHSPEGVDYVIPGNDDSSKAVALYAQGVADAILEGRANAVNEVVQAARGDDEYVEESA
- the map gene encoding type I methionyl aminopeptidase; translation: MSITLKNEHDIAQMRVACRLASEVLDYITPFVAAGVTTGELDRLCHEYMLNVQGTVPAPLNYQPPGYPPFPKAICTSVNDVICHGIPGDKTLKNGDALNIDITVIKDGYFGDTSRMFLIGEGSILAKRLVQTTYECMWLGIDQVRPGAHLGDIGHAIQKHAEAQGYSVVREYCGHGIGTVFHEDPQVVHYGRPGTGIELQAGMIFTIEPMINAGKRDIRTMPDQWTVKTRDRSLSAQWEHTVLVTETGYDVLTVSAGTPARPVFAAPAAAL
- the def gene encoding peptide deformylase, which gives rise to MIREILKMGDPRLLEIARPVETFDTPELHQLVADMFETMHHANGAGLAAPQIGVGLQVIIFGFGSNARYPEAPAVPETVLVNPTIEYLPPDMEEGWEGCLSVPGMRGVVSRYVKVRYSGFDQYGERIERVAEDFHARVVQHEYDHLIGKLYPMRITDFSKFGFTEVLFPGLDAQADD
- the pyrH gene encoding UMP kinase; translation: MSNAYKRVLLKLSGEALMGDDAFGINRATIERMVADIAEVVRLGTQLAVVIGGGNIFRGVAGGAAGMDRATADYMGMLATMMNALALQDAMRHAGIEARVQSALRMDQVVEPYIRPRAIRQLEEGRVVIFAAGTGNPFFTTDTAAALRGSEVGAEVVLKATKVDGVYSADPKKDPSATRYSTISFDEAIGRNLQVMDATAFALCRDQKLPIRVFSINKPGALKRIVLGEDEGTLVHV
- the tsf gene encoding translation elongation factor Ts; protein product: MAAITASMVAELRAKTDAPMMECKKALTEADGDLAKAEELLRVKLGNKASKAASRVTAEGIVASFVGAGAGSLVELNCETDFVAKNDDFNAFAKTVAELIATQNPADVAALSALPLEGKTVDEVRLALVGKIGENISIRRFVRFATANQLATYLHGSRIGVIVEYTGAEEQVGKDVAMHIAAMKPVALSSADVPADLIETERRVAEQKAAESGKPAEIVAKMVDGSVQKYLKEVSLLNQTFVKNDKQTIEQMLKAANAAVQKFALFVVGEGIEKRQDDFAAEVAAQVAAAKQQ